The following are encoded together in the Pseudoalteromonas piscicida genome:
- a CDS encoding hemolysin family protein — protein MDFFWVLLLISLSAVFALCEISLAAARKVKLQTLFDLGDVRAKKVLYLQANAHQFFAAVQVVLNALAIVAGMIGESVFTPYVLQLLNWVASFMFADVAAHASMLLQISTVVSFLLITSLFVLFADLLPKRIAMVIPETIAMRFIHLMLASVWIFKPIIWLFNVFADWIIQLFNLPNERDEQVTRDDIYAVVDQSAEQGELCEHEYNIIGNVLDLNQTNITQAMINRDAIVWLDIQESEENLSTLIQVHSFQQYLLCDGSLDKVIAAPEAKQLLSNILAKKPLLDGQQQEFHKPVILLDTLSLSDALDGLKSHESNCAVVINEFSTVVGMVTLSSILNLIALKDDQAIEAQFRQKDNTRWLVQGDMSIKDFQASVIEYEFEPIEAIETLAGFVIHRLKHFPVEGESLEVDGFKFKVMEIQGLAIKQIEVTKEPAL, from the coding sequence GTGGACTTTTTTTGGGTGTTGTTACTCATTAGCTTGAGTGCAGTTTTCGCGCTGTGTGAAATATCATTGGCAGCGGCACGCAAAGTTAAATTACAAACATTATTTGATCTTGGTGACGTTAGAGCCAAGAAAGTATTGTACTTGCAAGCCAATGCGCATCAGTTTTTTGCGGCAGTACAGGTGGTACTCAATGCCTTAGCAATTGTTGCGGGTATGATAGGCGAGTCGGTTTTTACGCCTTATGTATTGCAACTACTAAACTGGGTTGCAAGCTTTATGTTTGCCGATGTTGCAGCTCATGCCTCGATGTTATTGCAAATATCCACAGTGGTGTCGTTTTTACTGATCACATCGTTATTTGTATTGTTTGCTGATTTATTGCCAAAACGAATAGCCATGGTTATCCCAGAAACTATCGCGATGCGATTTATCCATCTCATGCTTGCCAGCGTTTGGATTTTTAAACCGATTATCTGGCTTTTTAATGTGTTTGCCGATTGGATCATACAGCTTTTCAATTTACCAAATGAGCGCGATGAACAAGTAACGCGTGATGATATTTATGCGGTGGTTGACCAAAGTGCTGAACAGGGGGAGCTGTGCGAGCATGAGTACAATATCATTGGCAATGTGCTTGACCTTAACCAGACTAATATTACCCAAGCGATGATCAATCGCGATGCAATCGTGTGGTTAGACATTCAAGAATCAGAAGAAAACCTAAGCACGTTAATTCAAGTACACAGTTTTCAACAATATTTGCTGTGTGACGGCTCGCTCGACAAGGTCATTGCTGCACCTGAAGCCAAACAGCTGCTTAGCAATATTTTGGCGAAAAAGCCGTTACTGGATGGTCAACAGCAAGAATTCCATAAGCCAGTAATTTTACTTGATACCCTCAGTCTGTCCGATGCGTTAGATGGGCTCAAAAGTCATGAGAGTAACTGTGCAGTGGTAATTAATGAATTCTCAACTGTGGTTGGGATGGTAACGTTATCCAGCATCTTGAATTTAATTGCACTGAAAGACGACCAAGCAATAGAAGCCCAATTTCGACAAAAGGATAACACCCGATGGCTAGTGCAGGGCGATATGTCGATTAAGGACTTTCAGGCTTCGGTGATTGAGTACGAGTTTGAACCGATTGAAGCCATAGAAACCTTAGCCGGTTTTGTGATCCACAGGTTAAAGCATTTTCCTGTCGAAGGAGAGTCGTTAGAAGTTGATGGCTTTAAGTTTAAAGTAATGGAAATTCAAGGATTGGCTATAAAACAAATTGAAGTTACCAAAGAACCAGCTTTGTAA